One window from the genome of Pseudomonas sp. L5B5 encodes:
- a CDS encoding EAL domain-containing protein, producing the protein MKQKRTFATPRLLGIVWPFIAVVLFQALLGGLSLYVLSAVRGYVAGESLWSKGQKDAIYYLSLYADSRNEGTFLKYQNAIAVPQGGHELRVALDHQPPDLEAARLGILKGGNHPDDVASLIWLYLNFRHFSYLEKAIDRWTVGDSYLLQLDTVAREMHQGISSNSASDADILRWKSEIFAINDGVTPAAKAFSDALGEGSRVILRLLLVTNLATALFLIGLALLRTHKLLAQRHAFASALQLEKERAQITLQSIGDGVITTDVEGAIAYMNPAAEELTRWKAAQAVGLPLAALFNLLDENAQADGFTLIEHILSGQLSGGSEHSKLIQRLDGSTVSVTLVGAPIRNAGKVSGTVLVLHDMTQERQYIANLSWQATHDALTGLANRREFEFRLEQALNGLARQPARHALMFLDLDQFKLVNDTCGHAAGDELLRHICALLQSGLREGDTLARLGGDEFGILLENCSPDAAEKIAEGLRQTVQNLHFVWKGRPFVTTVSIGLVHITQIPTTLEASLRAADMACYMAKEKGRNRVQVYHADDSELSLRFGEMAWVQRLHMALEENRFCLYSQEITPLGHMAGDGGHLEILLRLHDEAGRMILPDSFIPAAERYGLMTSLDRWVVQNVFKIIAQCLEEGREGPMAMCAINLSGITIGDDEFLDFLREQFDAYRVPPRLICFEITETSAIANLGSAIRFINELKGLGCHFSLDDFCAGMSSFAYLKHLPVDFLKIDGSFVKDMLDDPINRAMVEVINHIGHVMGKRTIAEFVETPQIEQALLEIGVDYAQGYNIERPQLFTCDSLQCRPVRPRPVLLKAPGTFR; encoded by the coding sequence ATGAAGCAAAAGCGGACTTTCGCAACGCCACGGTTGTTGGGCATTGTCTGGCCCTTCATTGCAGTGGTGTTATTCCAGGCACTCTTGGGTGGACTCAGCCTGTACGTCCTGTCGGCAGTGCGCGGCTACGTTGCCGGCGAAAGCCTGTGGTCCAAAGGCCAGAAAGACGCCATCTACTACCTCAGCCTGTACGCCGACAGCCGCAACGAAGGCACCTTCCTCAAGTACCAGAACGCGATTGCCGTGCCCCAGGGCGGGCATGAGCTGCGGGTGGCGCTGGATCACCAGCCGCCGGACCTGGAAGCAGCGCGGCTGGGCATCCTCAAGGGTGGCAACCATCCGGACGACGTTGCCAGCCTGATCTGGCTGTATCTCAACTTCCGACACTTCAGTTACCTGGAAAAGGCCATCGACCGCTGGACCGTGGGCGACAGCTACCTGCTGCAGCTGGATACGGTGGCGCGGGAGATGCACCAGGGCATCAGCAGCAACAGCGCCAGCGATGCCGATATCCTGCGCTGGAAGAGCGAAATCTTCGCCATCAACGACGGCGTCACCCCGGCAGCCAAGGCGTTCAGCGATGCCTTGGGCGAGGGCTCTCGGGTGATCCTGCGGCTGTTGCTGGTGACCAACCTGGCCACGGCGCTGTTCCTGATTGGCCTGGCGTTGCTGCGCACTCACAAATTGCTGGCTCAGCGCCATGCCTTTGCCAGCGCCTTGCAACTGGAAAAGGAGCGGGCGCAGATCACCCTGCAGTCCATCGGCGACGGCGTGATCACCACCGATGTCGAAGGGGCCATTGCCTATATGAACCCGGCGGCGGAAGAGCTGACGCGCTGGAAGGCCGCGCAGGCCGTTGGCCTGCCCCTGGCGGCCTTGTTCAACCTGCTGGATGAAAACGCCCAGGCCGACGGTTTCACCCTGATCGAGCACATCCTCAGCGGCCAGCTCAGCGGCGGCAGCGAGCATTCCAAGCTGATCCAGCGCCTGGATGGCAGCACGGTCTCGGTGACGTTGGTGGGGGCGCCGATCCGCAATGCCGGGAAGGTCAGCGGTACGGTGCTGGTGCTGCACGACATGACTCAGGAGCGGCAATACATCGCCAACCTGTCCTGGCAGGCTACCCACGATGCGCTGACTGGCCTGGCCAATCGCCGGGAATTCGAATTCCGCCTGGAGCAGGCCCTGAACGGCCTGGCTCGCCAGCCTGCGCGGCATGCCCTGATGTTCCTGGACCTGGATCAGTTCAAGCTGGTCAACGACACCTGCGGCCATGCTGCCGGCGACGAATTGCTACGGCATATCTGCGCCTTGCTGCAATCGGGTCTGCGCGAGGGCGATACCCTGGCCAGGCTGGGCGGGGACGAGTTCGGCATCCTCCTGGAGAACTGCTCGCCGGATGCGGCGGAGAAGATTGCCGAGGGCCTGCGCCAGACGGTGCAGAACCTGCATTTTGTCTGGAAGGGCCGGCCGTTCGTGACCACCGTGAGCATCGGCCTGGTGCATATCACCCAAATCCCGACGACGCTCGAGGCGTCCCTGCGCGCTGCGGACATGGCCTGCTACATGGCCAAGGAAAAGGGTCGCAACCGGGTGCAGGTCTATCATGCCGACGACTCGGAGTTGTCCCTGCGTTTCGGCGAGATGGCCTGGGTCCAGCGTCTGCACATGGCCCTGGAGGAGAATCGCTTCTGTCTGTATTCCCAGGAAATCACCCCCTTGGGTCACATGGCAGGCGATGGTGGTCACCTGGAGATTCTCCTGCGCCTGCACGATGAGGCCGGTCGCATGATCCTGCCGGACAGCTTCATCCCGGCCGCCGAGCGTTACGGCTTGATGACGTCCCTTGATCGCTGGGTTGTCCAGAACGTGTTCAAGATTATCGCCCAATGCCTCGAGGAGGGGCGCGAAGGGCCGATGGCCATGTGTGCGATCAACTTGTCCGGTATCACGATCGGTGACGACGAGTTCCTCGATTTCCTGCGGGAACAGTTCGACGCCTACCGGGTGCCGCCGCGGCTGATCTGTTTTGAAATTACCGAAACCAGCGCCATCGCCAATCTAGGCAGTGCGATTCGTTTTATAAATGAACTCAAGGGCTTGGGTTGCCATTTCTCGCTGGACGACTTTTGTGCGGGAATGTCGTCGTTCGCTTATCTCAAACATTTGCCTGTAGACTTCCTGAAGATCGATGGAAGTTTCGTAAAGGATATGCTGGACGACCCGATTAACCGGGCCATGGTCGAGGTGATCAACCATATCGGGCATGTCATGGGTAAGCGCACGATTGCCGAATTCGTCGAAACGCCGCAGATCGAACAGGCTCTGCTCGAGATTGGCGTGGATTATGCTCAGGGCTACAACATCGAGCGCCCGCAATTGTTCACCTGTGACAGCCTGCAGTGTCGACCCGTGCGACCACGGCCTGTGTTGCTCAAGGCGCCCGGCACGTTCCGTTGA
- a CDS encoding ABC transporter ATP-binding protein gives MPEPVDPGASGKTVDRLSWAQIRRLALQHRKSLWIANGVAVLATLCSVPIPLLLPLLVDEVLLGHGDAALLVMQRFLPSAWHSAPGYIGLMLLATLILRCAALVFNVVQARLFASLAKDIVYRIRIRLIERLKRISLGEYESLGGGTISAHLVTDLDTVDKFVGETLSRFLVAMLTLVGTAGILMWMHWKLALLILLFNPLVIFATVQLGKRVKHLKKLENDSTSRFTQALTETLEAIQEVRAGNRQGYFLGRLGRRAEEVRDYAVASQWKSDASGRASGLLFQFGIDIFRAAAMLTVLLSDLSIGQMLAVFSYLWFMIGPVEQLLNLQYAYYAAGGALTRINELLARADEPQYPGGVDPFQGRETVGIEVQGLSFGYGDERVLDNMNLSIAPGEKVAIVGASGGGKSTLVQLLLGLYTPQTGSIRFGGSTQQAIGLETVRENVAVVLQHPALFNDTVRANLTMGRERSDTACWQALEIAQLDATIRALPQGLDTVVGRSGVRLSGGQRQRLAIARMVLAEPKVVILDEATSALDAATEYNLHQALTRFLRGRTTLIIAHRLSAVKQADRVLVFDGGQIAEDGDHQQLIADGGLYAKLYGHLQQVRAP, from the coding sequence GTGCCTGAGCCGGTCGATCCAGGTGCCAGCGGCAAAACCGTCGATCGTCTGAGCTGGGCGCAGATCCGCCGCCTGGCCCTGCAACACCGCAAGTCACTGTGGATCGCCAACGGCGTGGCTGTGCTGGCGACCCTGTGCAGTGTGCCGATCCCGCTGCTATTGCCGTTGCTGGTGGATGAAGTGCTGCTGGGGCATGGCGATGCTGCGTTGCTGGTGATGCAGCGCTTTCTGCCGAGTGCCTGGCACAGCGCGCCCGGTTATATCGGCCTGATGCTGCTGGCGACTCTGATCCTGCGTTGCGCTGCCCTGGTGTTCAACGTGGTCCAGGCCCGGCTGTTCGCCAGCCTGGCCAAGGACATCGTCTACCGCATCCGCATTCGCCTGATCGAGCGGCTCAAGCGCATTTCCCTGGGCGAGTATGAAAGCCTCGGGGGCGGCACCATCAGTGCTCACCTGGTGACCGATCTGGACACGGTGGACAAGTTCGTCGGTGAAACCCTGAGTCGTTTCCTGGTGGCCATGCTGACACTGGTGGGCACGGCCGGGATCCTGATGTGGATGCACTGGAAGCTGGCCTTGCTGATCCTGCTGTTCAATCCTCTGGTGATCTTTGCCACGGTGCAGTTGGGCAAGCGGGTCAAGCACCTAAAAAAACTGGAGAACGACAGCACCTCGCGCTTTACCCAGGCTTTGACCGAGACCCTGGAAGCCATCCAGGAGGTCCGCGCCGGCAACCGCCAGGGCTATTTTCTCGGCCGCCTGGGACGGCGAGCCGAGGAAGTGCGGGACTACGCCGTCGCCTCGCAGTGGAAAAGCGATGCCTCGGGCCGTGCCAGCGGGCTCTTGTTCCAGTTCGGCATCGACATCTTTCGCGCCGCGGCAATGCTCACCGTACTGCTGTCCGATCTGTCTATTGGCCAGATGCTGGCAGTGTTCAGCTACCTGTGGTTCATGATCGGTCCGGTGGAGCAGTTGCTGAACCTGCAGTACGCCTATTACGCCGCAGGGGGGGCGCTGACCCGGATCAACGAGCTGCTGGCGCGAGCCGACGAGCCGCAATACCCGGGGGGTGTGGATCCCTTCCAGGGGCGCGAGACGGTTGGCATCGAGGTGCAGGGCTTGAGCTTCGGTTATGGCGACGAGCGGGTCCTGGACAACATGAACCTGTCCATCGCCCCGGGAGAAAAGGTGGCGATCGTCGGTGCCAGCGGCGGCGGCAAGAGCACCCTGGTGCAATTGCTGCTGGGCCTTTACACCCCGCAGACCGGCAGTATCCGTTTTGGCGGTTCGACGCAGCAGGCGATCGGCCTGGAAACCGTGCGCGAAAACGTCGCCGTGGTACTGCAGCATCCGGCGTTGTTCAACGATACCGTGCGGGCCAACCTGACCATGGGGCGCGAGCGCAGCGACACGGCTTGCTGGCAAGCACTGGAAATCGCCCAGCTGGATGCCACGATAAGGGCCTTGCCCCAGGGGCTCGATACCGTGGTCGGTCGTTCCGGGGTGCGCCTGTCCGGCGGCCAGCGCCAGCGCCTGGCGATCGCACGGATGGTCCTGGCCGAACCCAAGGTGGTGATTCTCGATGAAGCCACATCCGCCCTGGATGCGGCCACCGAATACAACCTGCACCAGGCCTTGACGCGATTCTTGCGTGGCCGGACTACGCTGATCATTGCTCATCGCCTGTCGGCGGTGAAACAGGCGGACCGGGTATTGGTCTTCGATGGCGGACAGATCGCCGAAGATGGCGACCATCAGCAACTGATTGCCGATGGCGGGCTCTATGCCAAGCTCTATGGGCATTTGCAGCAGGTTCGAGCGCCTTGA
- a CDS encoding class II fumarate hydratase, translating into MNRIETDSLGQVEVPQEAYWGAQTQRSLVNFAIGTERMPLPVLHALALIKKAAARVNNRNGDLPADIARLIEQAADEVLAGEHDDQFPLVVWQTGSGTQSNMNVNEVLAGRANELAGNPRGGKAPVHPNDHVNRSQSSNDCFPTAMHIATAQAVQLQLLPAIAELSGGLAELSARHMKLVKTGRTHMMDATPITFGQEVSAFIAQLSYAERAIRSALPAVCELAQGGTAVGTGLNSPHGFGEAIAAELAALAGLPFVTAPNKFAALAGHEPLTTLSGALKTLAVCLMKIANDLRLLGSGPRAGLAEVKLPANEPGSSIMPGKVNPTQCEALSMLACQVMGNDTTIGFAASQGHLQLNVFKPVIIHNLLQSIRLLADGCSNFHQHCIAGLEPDPVQMAAHLERGLMLVTALNTHIGYDKAAEIAKKAYAENLTLREAALELGYLDDAQFDAWVRPENMLEAGKQG; encoded by the coding sequence ATGAATCGAATCGAAACTGACAGCCTGGGCCAGGTTGAAGTCCCGCAGGAAGCCTACTGGGGCGCACAGACCCAACGCTCGCTGGTCAACTTCGCCATCGGTACCGAACGCATGCCGCTACCGGTCCTGCATGCCTTGGCGCTGATCAAGAAGGCCGCAGCGCGGGTCAACAACCGCAACGGCGATCTGCCCGCGGACATCGCCCGACTGATCGAGCAGGCCGCCGACGAAGTGCTGGCCGGCGAACACGACGACCAGTTCCCGCTGGTGGTCTGGCAAACCGGCAGCGGCACCCAGAGCAACATGAACGTCAACGAAGTGCTGGCCGGGCGCGCCAATGAGCTGGCGGGCAATCCCCGGGGCGGCAAGGCGCCCGTGCACCCCAACGATCACGTCAACCGCTCCCAGAGCTCCAACGACTGCTTCCCCACAGCCATGCACATCGCGACCGCCCAGGCCGTGCAATTGCAGCTGCTGCCGGCGATCGCCGAGCTGTCCGGCGGGCTGGCAGAGCTGTCGGCCCGGCACATGAAACTGGTGAAGACCGGTCGCACCCACATGATGGATGCGACGCCGATCACCTTCGGCCAGGAAGTCTCGGCCTTCATCGCCCAATTGAGCTACGCCGAGCGGGCGATCCGCAGTGCCCTGCCCGCGGTGTGCGAGCTGGCCCAGGGCGGTACCGCCGTGGGCACCGGGCTCAACTCGCCCCACGGTTTCGGCGAAGCCATCGCCGCCGAACTGGCCGCCCTGGCAGGCCTGCCGTTCGTCACCGCGCCCAACAAGTTCGCTGCCCTGGCAGGCCATGAGCCACTGACCACCCTGTCCGGAGCGCTGAAGACCCTGGCGGTATGCCTGATGAAGATCGCCAACGACCTGCGCCTCCTGGGTTCCGGTCCCCGGGCCGGACTGGCGGAAGTCAAGCTGCCGGCCAACGAGCCGGGCAGTTCGATCATGCCCGGAAAGGTCAACCCGACCCAGTGCGAAGCCTTGTCGATGCTGGCCTGCCAGGTCATGGGCAACGACACCACCATCGGTTTTGCTGCCAGCCAGGGTCATCTGCAACTGAACGTGTTCAAGCCGGTGATCATTCACAACCTGCTGCAATCGATCCGCCTGCTGGCCGACGGCTGCAGCAACTTCCACCAACACTGCATCGCCGGCCTGGAACCCGACCCGGTGCAGATGGCCGCCCACCTGGAGCGCGGCCTGATGCTGGTGACCGCGCTCAATACCCATATCGGCTATGACAAGGCCGCCGAAATCGCCAAGAAGGCCTATGCCGAGAATCTGACCCTGCGCGAGGCGGCGCTGGAACTGGGCTACCTGGACGATGCGCAATTCGACGCCTGGGTCCGCCCGGAGAACATGCTCGAGGCCGGCAAACAGGGCTGA
- a CDS encoding BolA family protein has translation MTMQQRIETALEGLQPEHLQVLDESHMHSRGQETHFKAVLVSEQFAGLNSVKRHQKVYATLGELMGQFHALALHTYTPEEWSKIGVAPASPTCAGGSKH, from the coding sequence ATGACCATGCAGCAACGGATCGAAACGGCGCTGGAAGGGCTGCAGCCCGAGCATCTGCAGGTGCTGGATGAAAGCCACATGCATAGCCGTGGCCAGGAAACCCACTTCAAGGCAGTGCTGGTCAGCGAGCAGTTCGCCGGCCTCAACAGCGTCAAGCGCCATCAGAAGGTCTACGCCACCCTGGGTGAGCTGATGGGCCAGTTCCATGCCTTGGCGTTGCACACTTATACGCCCGAGGAATGGTCGAAGATTGGCGTGGCTCCGGCTTCGCCGACGTGCGCCGGGGGCAGCAAGCATTAA
- a CDS encoding DMT family transporter, whose product MHVSSGRWAYGLFLALVTSLLWGILPIKLKQVLLVMDPVTVTWFRLLVSGGCLLVYLAAVRRLPDWRLLGPRGAWLLPLSVAGLVGNYVLYLMGLNLLSPGTAQLVVQMGPILLLIASVLVFKERFSLGQGLGLLVLLVGFGLFFNQRLAELLTSLGDYTAGVLIVLAASAVWTFYALGQKQLLSVWNSLQVMMVIYLSCALLLTPWVHPLEALQLGPLQGWLLLACCLNTLVAYGAFAEALAHWEASRVSATLAITPLVTFAAVAWAAWMWPEYVHAEQINGLGYGGALLVVLGSALTALGPSLIEGLRARRRRAGGQ is encoded by the coding sequence ATGCACGTTTCGTCCGGTCGTTGGGCCTATGGCCTGTTCCTCGCGTTAGTGACCTCGTTGTTGTGGGGCATCCTGCCCATCAAGCTCAAGCAAGTGCTGCTGGTGATGGATCCGGTCACGGTGACCTGGTTCCGCCTGCTGGTGTCCGGCGGTTGCCTGCTGGTCTACCTGGCGGCGGTCCGGCGCCTGCCCGACTGGCGCCTGCTCGGGCCACGGGGTGCCTGGCTGCTGCCGCTGTCGGTGGCCGGCCTGGTGGGTAACTACGTGCTGTACCTGATGGGCCTGAACCTGCTGAGCCCCGGCACCGCGCAATTGGTGGTGCAGATGGGGCCGATCCTGCTGCTGATCGCCAGTGTGCTGGTGTTCAAGGAGCGCTTCAGCCTGGGGCAGGGCTTGGGTTTGTTGGTGCTGCTGGTGGGGTTCGGGCTGTTCTTCAACCAGCGCCTGGCCGAGCTGCTGACCTCCCTGGGCGACTACACCGCTGGCGTGCTCATCGTGCTGGCGGCGTCGGCGGTCTGGACCTTCTATGCCCTGGGCCAGAAGCAGCTGCTGAGCGTGTGGAATTCCTTGCAGGTGATGATGGTGATCTACCTGTCCTGCGCCTTGCTGCTCACGCCTTGGGTCCATCCGCTCGAGGCCTTGCAGCTGGGTCCGTTGCAGGGCTGGCTGTTGCTGGCCTGCTGCCTGAACACCCTGGTGGCCTACGGCGCCTTTGCCGAGGCCCTGGCCCATTGGGAGGCGTCGCGGGTCAGCGCGACCCTGGCCATCACGCCGCTGGTGACCTTTGCCGCCGTGGCCTGGGCGGCTTGGATGTGGCCGGAGTACGTGCACGCGGAACAGATCAACGGCCTGGGTTATGGCGGTGCGCTGCTGGTGGTGCTGGGGTCGGCGCTGACGGCCCTGGGGCCGTCGCTGATCGAAGGGTTGCGAGCCCGGCGTCGGCGCGCCGGCGGGCAGTGA
- a CDS encoding rhodanese-related sulfurtransferase: MTQPIVVAALYKFVTLEDYVSLREPLLQAMLDNGIKGTLLIADEGINGTVSGSREGIDGLLAWLKSDPRMVDIDHKESYCDEQPFYRTKVKLKKEIVTLGVPGVDPNKKVGTYVEPQDWNALISDPEVLLIDTRNDYEVSIGTFEGAIDPKTTTFREFPDYIKANFDPSKHKKVAMFCTGGIRCEKASSYMLSEGFDEVFHLKGGILKYLEEVPQQESKWQGDCFVFDNRVTVRHDLTEGDYDQCHACRTPVSVEERTSEHYVPGISCPHCWDTLSEKTRRSAVDRQKQIELAKARNQPHPIGYNYKQASNEA, encoded by the coding sequence ATGACTCAACCCATCGTCGTGGCGGCACTGTACAAGTTCGTCACCCTCGAAGATTACGTCAGCCTGCGCGAGCCTTTGCTGCAGGCCATGCTCGACAACGGCATCAAGGGCACCCTGCTGATCGCCGACGAAGGCATCAACGGCACGGTTTCCGGTAGCCGCGAAGGCATCGACGGGCTGCTGGCCTGGCTCAAGAGCGATCCGCGCATGGTGGATATCGATCACAAGGAATCCTACTGCGACGAGCAGCCGTTCTACCGCACCAAGGTCAAGCTCAAGAAAGAGATCGTCACCCTGGGCGTGCCCGGCGTGGACCCGAACAAGAAGGTCGGGACTTATGTCGAGCCCCAGGACTGGAACGCCCTGATCAGCGATCCGGAAGTACTGCTGATCGATACTCGCAACGATTACGAAGTGTCCATTGGTACCTTCGAAGGGGCCATCGACCCGAAGACCACCACGTTCCGTGAGTTTCCGGACTACATCAAGGCCAACTTCGACCCCAGCAAGCACAAAAAGGTGGCGATGTTCTGCACCGGCGGCATCCGCTGCGAGAAGGCTTCGAGCTACATGCTCAGCGAGGGCTTCGACGAGGTGTTCCACCTCAAGGGCGGGATTCTCAAGTACCTCGAGGAAGTACCGCAGCAGGAGAGCAAGTGGCAGGGCGACTGCTTCGTGTTCGACAACCGGGTCACCGTGCGCCACGACCTGACCGAAGGCGACTACGATCAATGTCATGCCTGCCGTACTCCGGTGAGCGTCGAGGAGCGTACCTCCGAGCACTATGTGCCGGGTATCAGCTGCCCGCATTGCTGGGACACGCTGAGCGAGAAGACTCGCCGCAGCGCCGTCGACCGGCAGAAGCAGATCGAGTTGGCCAAGGCCCGCAACCAGCCGCACCCGATTGGCTACAACTACAAGCAAGCATCCAACGAGGCCTGA
- a CDS encoding DUF2059 domain-containing protein — translation MTRLRALCTAVVLVCASGQVLADTASHNASAEAFLTLAHADKLGTPVYMQVQQMFAQRFEQTKAPESKRALLETYQAKANAALDQAIGWNKLKPDMVKLYTSNFSESELKELVAFYQSPLGKKVLEKMPQLTQQSAQMTQGKLESAVPVVNKLLADMTAELEPKAAPAKKK, via the coding sequence ATGACCCGTCTTCGTGCCCTCTGTACCGCGGTTGTTCTGGTGTGTGCCAGCGGCCAGGTGCTTGCCGATACCGCCAGCCACAACGCCAGTGCCGAGGCTTTCCTGACCCTGGCCCATGCCGACAAGCTCGGTACCCCGGTCTATATGCAAGTGCAGCAGATGTTCGCCCAGCGGTTCGAGCAGACCAAGGCTCCGGAATCCAAGCGCGCATTGCTGGAAACCTACCAGGCCAAGGCCAATGCTGCCCTGGACCAGGCCATTGGCTGGAACAAGCTGAAACCGGACATGGTCAAGCTCTACACCAGCAATTTCAGTGAATCGGAGCTCAAGGAACTGGTGGCGTTCTACCAGTCGCCCCTGGGCAAGAAAGTCCTGGAAAAAATGCCGCAGCTGACCCAGCAGTCGGCGCAGATGACCCAGGGCAAGCTGGAAAGCGCAGTGCCAGTGGTGAACAAGCTGTTGGCCGACATGACCGCCGAGCTCGAGCCCAAGGCTGCTCCGGCGAAGAAGAAGTAA
- a CDS encoding thiolase family protein, with amino-acid sequence MREVVIVDSVRTGLAKSFRGKFNQTRPDDMAAHCVNALLARNGIDPASVEDCIVGAGSNEGAQGFNIGRNVAVLSALGTGTAGMTLNRFCSSGLQAIAIAANQIASGCSDIIVAGGVESISLTMKSVNTDNLINPLLKEQVPGIYFPMGQTAEVVARRYNVSRQSQDLYSLQSQQRTAQAQAAGLFSDEIVPMTVKYKVEDKNTGQVQILDAVVDRDDCNRPDTTLENLAALKPVFAEDGSVTAGNSSQLSDGASMTLVMSLERALALGLKPKAFFRGFTVAGCEPDEMGIGPVFSVPRLLKAKGLTVADIDLWELNEAFASQCLYARERLEIDNAKYNVNGGSIAIGHPYGMTGSRQVGHLVRELQRRNLRYGIVTMCVGGGMGATGLFEAVR; translated from the coding sequence ATGCGTGAAGTGGTGATCGTCGACAGCGTGCGGACTGGCCTGGCCAAGTCCTTTCGCGGCAAGTTCAACCAGACTCGTCCGGATGACATGGCCGCCCACTGTGTCAATGCGCTGCTGGCGCGCAATGGCATCGACCCGGCCAGCGTCGAGGATTGCATCGTCGGCGCCGGTTCCAACGAAGGGGCCCAGGGTTTCAACATCGGGCGCAATGTCGCCGTGCTTTCGGCCCTGGGCACTGGGACCGCCGGCATGACCCTCAATCGTTTCTGTTCTTCGGGCCTGCAGGCAATCGCGATCGCCGCCAACCAGATCGCCTCGGGTTGCAGCGATATCATCGTCGCCGGTGGTGTCGAGTCCATCAGCCTGACCATGAAGAGCGTCAATACCGACAACCTGATCAACCCGTTGCTCAAGGAGCAGGTGCCGGGCATCTATTTCCCCATGGGGCAGACCGCCGAGGTGGTGGCCCGGCGCTACAACGTGAGTCGCCAGAGCCAGGACCTGTATTCCCTGCAGAGCCAGCAACGTACCGCCCAGGCCCAGGCGGCGGGCCTGTTCAGCGACGAGATCGTGCCGATGACGGTCAAGTACAAGGTCGAGGACAAGAACACCGGGCAGGTGCAGATCCTGGACGCGGTGGTGGACCGTGACGACTGCAATCGGCCGGACACTACCCTGGAGAACCTGGCGGCGCTCAAGCCGGTGTTCGCCGAGGACGGTTCGGTCACTGCCGGCAACTCCTCGCAGCTGTCCGATGGCGCCTCGATGACCCTGGTGATGAGCCTGGAGCGGGCCCTGGCCCTGGGGCTCAAGCCCAAGGCGTTCTTCCGTGGTTTCACCGTGGCCGGTTGCGAGCCGGACGAGATGGGCATCGGCCCGGTGTTCTCGGTGCCCAGGCTGCTCAAGGCCAAGGGGCTGACAGTGGCCGACATCGACCTGTGGGAACTCAACGAAGCCTTTGCTTCCCAGTGCTTGTATGCCCGCGAGCGCCTGGAGATCGATAACGCCAAGTACAACGTCAACGGCGGTTCGATTGCCATCGGCCACCCCTATGGCATGACCGGTTCGCGCCAGGTGGGGCACCTGGTGCGTGAGTTGCAGAGGCGCAACCTGCGCTACGGCATCGTCACGATGTGCGTGGGCGGCGGGATGGGGGCGACCGGGCTATTCGAGGCGGTGCGCTAG
- a CDS encoding DsbA family protein produces MCSWCWGFAPVAQALVEQAQAAGVELHLVVGGLRTGSGAALEPSTRRYILEHWQAVHQATGQPFRFDQALPDGFVYDTEPACRAIVTARGLAADCAWKLLGLIQRAFYVEGRDVTLASVLVELAEQAGVPRIEFAEAFDRAEQHAATAADFTWVQDLGIAGFPTLLAERNGQLALLTNGYQPLEELSPLLGRWLERAACA; encoded by the coding sequence ATGTGTTCGTGGTGCTGGGGGTTCGCTCCCGTGGCCCAGGCCCTGGTTGAGCAGGCCCAGGCCGCCGGTGTCGAGCTGCACCTGGTGGTGGGCGGCCTGCGCACCGGCAGTGGTGCGGCGCTGGAGCCCAGCACCCGGCGCTATATCCTCGAACACTGGCAGGCGGTGCACCAGGCCACCGGCCAGCCGTTCAGGTTCGACCAGGCTCTGCCCGATGGATTCGTCTATGACACCGAGCCGGCCTGCCGGGCCATCGTCACGGCGCGTGGCCTGGCGGCAGATTGCGCGTGGAAGCTGCTGGGACTGATCCAGCGGGCGTTCTACGTCGAAGGCCGGGACGTGACCCTGGCCAGCGTGCTGGTGGAACTGGCAGAGCAGGCCGGAGTACCGCGCATCGAATTTGCCGAGGCCTTCGACCGGGCCGAACAGCATGCGGCCACCGCGGCGGACTTCACCTGGGTCCAGGACCTGGGGATTGCCGGGTTCCCCACCTTGCTGGCTGAGCGCAATGGCCAGCTGGCTCTGCTGACCAACGGTTACCAGCCACTGGAGGAGCTGTCGCCACTGCTGGGTCGCTGGCTGGAGCGTGCTGCCTGTGCCTGA